A region of Anopheles merus strain MAF chromosome 2R, AmerM5.1, whole genome shotgun sequence DNA encodes the following proteins:
- the LOC121588698 gene encoding neutral ceramidase-like, translated as MMAKMRPQLSSLFCALTVLGVVCLCNVAPAAAAYRLGVGRADCTGPPVEIGFMGYGEFSQRGQGIHLRQYARAFIFEDERRSRVVFVSADAGMMGHAVKRDVLNLLKARYGDAYRFENVVLSGSHSHSVPSGFLMSYLYDIASLGFVPQNFDALVEGITLAIVRAHESMREGRLYLSETTVHEANINRSPSAYENNPRWERDQYRDYTDKKLVQLRLVDGSGRLFGAINWFAVHPTSMNKTNRYVSSDNVGYASVLLELDRNGVRVPGRGEFVGAFASTNLGDASPNIMGPKCEKTGLPCDMLTSSCPAGAGACIASGPGKDMFESTKIIGTRLYDAASKLLIAEAGREVTGPIKFAHQFIDMTEQQVSYVNPTTGEQETAHGCYPAMGYSFGAGTTDGPGAFDFRQATLTDSPFWNTARDILAEPTPEDKRCQAPKPILIASGRAKFSYEVQPKIVPTQILLVGDFALAAVPAEFTTMSGRRLRAAVRESSLEAARKDITVVVAGLSNMYTSYVATPEEYAIQRYEGASTLYGPHTLTIYLEQFRKLMRSIALGEQVAAGPMPPFEDDKQITLSTGVVFDGHPFGWYFGDCKVQPRETPYRRGDTVRVMFIAGNPRNNLMHERTYFTVERLRPEFEETNSVDAHQQGGVGRDVWEVVATDANWETKFKWHRRSTLFAYSDIELEWEVPEQVDPGTYRIQHFGYWRYILGGIFPYNGTTRNFTVE; from the exons ATGGGTTACGGCGAGTTTTCGCAGCGCGGCCAGGGCATTCATCTGCGCCAGTACGCGCGGGCATTCATCTTCGAGGATGAGCGGCGGTCGCGCGTGGTGTTCGTGAGCGCGGACGCCGGCATGATGGGCCACGCGGTCAAGCGCGACGTGCTCAATCTGCTCAAGGCGCGGTACGGCGACGCGTACCGCTTCGAGAACGTGGTGCTGAGCGGCTCGCACAGCCACAGCGTACCGTCCGGCTTCCTGATGTCCTACCTGTACGATATCGCGTCGCTCGGCTTTGTGCCGCAAAACTTTGACGCGCTCGTCGAGGGCATTACCCTGGCGATCGTGCGGGCCCACGAGAGTATGCGCGAGGGCCGCCTGTACCTGTCCGAGACGACCGTGCACGAGGCGAACATTAACCGCAGCCCGAGCGCGTACGAGAACAACCCCCGGTGGGAGCGGGACCAGTACCGGGACTACACGGACAAGAAGCTGGTGCAGCTGCGGCTGGTGGACGGAAGCGGCCGGCTGTTCGGGGCGATCAACTGGTTCGCCGTGCATCCGACGTCGATGAACAAAACGAACCGGTACGTGTCGAGCGACAACGTCGGGTACGCCTCGGTGCTGCTGGAGCTGGACCGGAATGGGGTGCGCGTGCCGGGGCGCGGTGAGTTCGTCGGTGCGTTTGCGTCCACCAATCTGGGCGATGCGTCGCCGAACATTATGGGGCCGAAGTGCGAGAAGACGGGACTGCCGTGCGATATGCTTACCTCGTCCTGTCCGGCCGGTGCGGGCGCGTGCATTGCGTCCGGCCCGGGGAAGGATATGTTCGAGAGTACGAAGATCATCGGCACAAGGCTGTATGACGCAGCGTCT aagCTGCTCATTGCCGAAGCAGGTCGGGAAGTGACTGGACCGATCAAATTCGCCCACCAGTTCATCGACATGACGGAGCAGCAGGTGTCGTACGTGAACCCAACCACGGGCGAACAGGAAACCGCACACGGGTGCTACCCGGCGATGGGCTACAGCTTCGGTGCCGGCACAACGGACGGTCCGGGTGCGTTCGACTTCCGGCAGGCCACCCTAACCGACTCACCGTTCTGGAACACGGCGCGGGACATCCTGGCGGAGCCGACTCCCGAAGACAAACGGTGCCAAGCACCCAAACCCATCCTGATCGCTAGCGGACGGGCCAAGTTTTCCTACGAAGTGCAGCCCAAGATCGTGCCGACGCAGATACTGCTGGTGGGAGACTTTGCCCTCGCAGCCGTGCCGGCCGAATTCACCACCATGTCCGGTAGAAGATTGCGGGCCGCAGTTCGCGAGAGCTCGCTCGAGGCGGCCCGCAAGGACATCACGGTCGTGGTGGCCGGTCTTTCCAACATGTACACGAGCTACGTCGCAACGCCGGAAGAGTACGCCATCCAGCGGTACGAAGGAGCCTCGACACTGTACGGACCCCACACGCTCACCATCTACCTGGAGCAGTTCCGCAAGCTGATGCGTTCGATTGCGCTGGGCGAGCAGGTCGCTGCCGGCCCGATGCCACCGTTTGAGGACGACAAGCAGATCACGCTGTCGACGGGCGTCGTGTTCGATGGGCACCCGTTCGGGTGGTACTTCGGCGACTGTAAGGTGCAGCCGCGGGAAACGCCGTACCGCAGGGGTGACACCGTGCGCGTCATGTTCATTGCCGGCAACCCGCGCAACAATCTGATGCACGAGCGAACGTACTTCACGGTGGAGCGGTTGAGGCCCGAGTTTGAGGAGACGAACAGTGTGGACGCCCACCAGCAGGGCGGCGTCGGCCGGGACGTGTGGGAAGTGGTGGCGACCGATGCGAACTGGGAAACGAAGTTCAAGTGGCACCGGCGCTCCACCCTGTTCGCGTACAGCGACATCGAGCTGGAGTGGGAGGTGCCGGAACAGGTCGATCCGGGCACGTACCGGATACAACATTTCGGCTACTGGCGGTACATTCTTGGCGGCATTTTTCCCTACAATGGCACTACGAGGAACTTTACCGTGGAGTGA
- the LOC121588190 gene encoding vacuolar protein sorting-associated protein 37B-like yields the protein MYQPYLQQAVQSLQTLSSDELRQLLEDDEKLDERVNEAVQSLESSKDLIIGENRSLAETNLNFEPKMVELRSRVQELAEECRTLGESVKEKSTQLASKSEKNNAETVLALLQTAAAESEEESEKIVKQLLDSELTVDAYVEQFMSIRKLMHSRKLKAEKMTELLRSNRHTTQRFDAGYGPSSMPYPASEPARPGSFYVPPGMAAPSTAVPYPVGPSSMPMPMAMFRPPQF from the exons ATGTATCAACCGTATCTGCAGCAAGCCGTACAATCCCTGCAGACACTTAGCTCGGACGAGCTGAGGCAGCTGCTGGAGGACGACGAGAAGCTAGACGAGCGTGTAAATGAAGCG GTCCAATCGTTGGAATCGTCGAAGGATTTGATTATTGGCGAAAACCGTAGTCTAGCAGAGACAAACTTGAATTTTGAACCAAAGATGGTCGAGCTGCGTTCACGCGTGCAGGAGCTGGCCGAGGAATGTCGCACATTGGGCGAATCGGTGAAGGAGAAGTCCACACAGCTCG CTTCAAAGTCCGAAAAGAACAATGCTGAAACGGTGCTCGCTCTACTGCAGACAGCAGCGGCGGAAAGCGAAGAGGAGTCGGAAAAGATCGTGAAACAGCTGCTCGATAGCGAGCTGACAGTCGACGCGTATGTGGAGCAGTTTATGAGCATTCGTAAGCTGATGCACAGCAGAAAGCTGAAGGCGGAGAAGATGACGGAATTGCTGCGAAGCAACAGACACACCACTCAAAGATTTGATGCGGGATACGGTCCCTCCTCGATGCCATACCCAGCGTCGGAGCCTGCCCGTCCCGGTAGTTTCTACGTACCGCCGGGCATGGCGGCTCCCAGCACCGCGGTGCCCTATCCGGTGGGGCCATCCTCGATGCCGATGCCGATGGCAATGTTTCGACCTCCCCAATTCTAA
- the LOC121589823 gene encoding nucleolar transcription factor 1-like — MSSKRGDTRRTRAQKHQNTYAFKNNLHDKHTPLIKLITNLNVCEVCEHCKSIIDWKIKYRKYKPLTQPKSCSKCGERKVKRAYHVICRDCALASRCCAKCLKSADEASIIPPEPTEQEQIKLKAEMDQLIKSLPERKRRTFLRYMNRGQKMKQKNGAANLEDSDEDENDGRQRKPNGMEMARTREELLEKFEQLKLATGKDGQEGDDDYDDLDDFSSDDEDYEDYSEEDESKSSGTK; from the coding sequence ATGAGTTCCAAAAGAGGCGACACCCGTCGTACACGTGCCCAAAAGCACCAGAATACGTACGCGTTCAAGAACAACCTGCACGACAAGCACACACCGCTGATAAAGCTCATCACCAACCTGAAcgtgtgcgaagtgtgcgagCACTGCAAGAGCATCATCGACTGGAAGATCAAATACCGCAAGTACAAACCGCTAACGCAACCCAAATCGTGCAGCAAGTGCGGCGAGCGAAAGGTAAAGCGGGCGTACCATGTCATCTGTCGCGACTGTGCCCTGGCCAGCAGGTGTTGCGCGAAATGCCTCAAGTCAGCGGACGAGGCGAGCATCATTcccccggaaccgacggagcAGGAACAGATCAAGCTGAAGGCGGAGATGGATCAGCTGATCAAATCGTTGCCGGAGCGCAAGCGGAGAACGTTCCTGCGCTACATGAACCGAGGCCAGAAGATGAAGCAGAAGAACGGAGCAGCCAATCTGGAGGATTCGGACGAGGACGAAAACGATGGTCGACAGCGAAAGCCGAACGGGATGGAGATGGCACGCACCAGGGAAGAATTGCTGGAAAAATTCGAACAGCTGAAGCTAGCGACCGGCAAGGATGGCCAGGAGGGCGACGACGATTACGACGATTTGGATGATTTCAGCAGCGATGATGAGGATTACGAAGACTACAGCGAAGAAGACGAGTCGAAAAGCTCCGGCACGAAATAA
- the LOC121589822 gene encoding alpha-tocopherol transfer protein-like, with protein sequence MEHDLGYDLAEALEREDLSREDLKALRQPPIEGVPETITDKQLACFLDACDKNIDETRKVLKIYYEARKNGPELFNNRDPHSAAIQQCLQNQDYFPLPPTPSGYSVVFHRLKNSRSSNYHFDEAIKTYFMTIDSCLYTQGPRPGIIFLFDMKNVGLMHLTRINMSSVRKFFHYLQDGLPAKLKAIHVMNVVSFFDKILYIIKPFIHAEILNVLYLHTSSANLDSFYEEWIPKSGLPSDLGGDMKSIDELHQDHLKEFERLRPYFLAEERQRNGEAGSLIDEPTDRMLKSLSID encoded by the exons ATGGAGCACGATTTGGGATACGACCTAGCAGAGGCACTCGAGCGAGAAGATCTATCCCGGGAGGATTTGAAAGCGCTGCGACAGCCACCGATCGAGGGCGTGCCGGAAACGATCACCGACAAACAGTTGGCCTGCTTCCTGGATGCGTGCGATAAGAACATCGACGAGACGCGCAAAGTGCTGAAAATTTACTACGAAGCGCGCAAGAATGGACCGGAACTGTTTAACAATCGTGATCCGCACAGTGCCGCCATTCAGCAGTGTCTGCAAAATCA AGACTACTTCCCACTTCCACCCACCCCGAGCGGGTATTCGGTGGTGTTTCATCGGTTGAAAAACTCCCGCTCTTCCAACTATCACTTTGACGAAGCGATCAAGACGTACTTCATGACGATCGACTCCTGCCTGTACACGCAGGGACCGCGGCCGGGCATCATCTTCCTGTTCGACATGAAGAACGTCGGGCTGATGCATCTGACCCGCATCAACATGAGCTCGGTGCGAAAGTTTTTCCACTACCTGCAGGACGGACTGCCGGCAAAGCTGAAAGCGATACACGTCATGAACGTGGTGTCGTTCTTCGATAAGATCCTTTACATCATAAAACCCTTCATTCATGCTGAAATCCTTAATGTG CTCTACCTGCACACTTCTAGCGCCAATTTGGATTCGTTTTACGAGGAGTGGATACCGAAGAGTGGGCTACCGTCCGATCTGGGCGGCGATATGAAATCGATCGACGAGCTTCACCAGGACCATCTGAAGGAGTTCGAAAGGCTGAGACCGTACTTCCTCGCCGAGGAGCGTCAACGCAATGGCGAAGCCGGCAGCTTGATTGACGAGCCGACGGATCGTATGCTTAAGTCCCTATCGATAGACTAA